A DNA window from Flavisolibacter ginsenosidimutans contains the following coding sequences:
- a CDS encoding zinc metallopeptidase: protein MTPSIMLVSLIFIGISMLVSSILKSRFTAYSKIPLAARLTGKEIAEKMLRENGIYDVQVVSVEGFLSDHYNPANKTINLSPEVYNNYTVAAAAIAAHETGHAVQHATAYTWLNLRSKLVPAVQFSSTIVNWVLLIGVFMAASGNPTLLLAGIILFAATVIFSLITLPVEFDASRRALQWLQHTNVTNAEEYPKAKEALKWAALTYVVAALAAIVTLVQYILIYAGSRNRQ from the coding sequence ATGACACCTTCAATTATGCTTGTATCATTGATTTTTATTGGCATCAGCATGCTCGTCTCTTCAATACTGAAGAGCCGGTTTACTGCTTACAGTAAAATTCCCTTGGCTGCACGGCTCACCGGCAAGGAAATAGCCGAAAAAATGCTTCGGGAAAACGGGATTTACGACGTTCAGGTGGTTTCGGTAGAAGGCTTTCTTTCCGACCATTACAATCCCGCCAACAAAACCATCAACCTCAGCCCCGAAGTTTACAACAATTACACCGTAGCGGCCGCGGCCATTGCCGCCCATGAAACGGGCCATGCCGTTCAGCACGCAACCGCTTATACCTGGCTGAACCTGCGGAGCAAACTGGTTCCGGCGGTGCAGTTCAGTTCCACAATTGTTAACTGGGTTTTGCTGATTGGCGTTTTTATGGCGGCTTCAGGCAATCCAACTTTGTTGCTGGCTGGCATTATTTTGTTTGCAGCCACGGTGATCTTCTCGCTCATAACGCTGCCGGTTGAATTTGACGCTAGCCGTAGGGCTCTACAATGGCTGCAGCATACGAATGTTACAAATGCCGAGGAGTATCCAAAGGCAAAAGAGGCCCTTAAATGGGCTGCCCTTACTTATGTTGTGGCTGCGCTTGCTGCCATAGTAACTTTGGTTCAATACATTTTAATCTACGCAGGAAGCAGAAACAGACAATAG
- a CDS encoding SusC/RagA family TonB-linked outer membrane protein, translating into MRKFYFCVSMCLLMLTQAANAQKKISGRVISSSDQQPVPNATVQIKGTRTATVTGSDGSFSLTTTEANPVLEISSVGFMEKSVSASNGMTVSLETDARSLSEVVVTGVGAATSKKRIAISVETVTPDKTTPVPSASVDQFLVGKVAGAQIQSTNGSPGAPTQILLRGINTLRGGTSPMILLDGIEIRATDLNSLDLNAIERVEIVQGAAAATQYGAQGANGVIQLFSKKGKQGRTSIDVSSSVSANSLLNIGKVHKAYFHSLQTNANNEVVGGSGNPLVFDPLLGTYTENVVWNSLDPNNNNNKPYNRNLSWYDHNKMFFQTSYTTNNSIAISGARDRIDFNISASDNRQNSTFRGNGYYSRSNLNSNLGFELFKNFKVRSITQLVYTRNTQLDPTGRTIMYAVNNGRPFANFQYQNPNGDYSVYLGDAVGVNHYNPFYEDQYADVKDNKVDIVQNFNANYHFPKFLELDVKYGLNYQHQELVYNIASQVNNLNADYWQVWAEQEFPRTNYGSPSAKEETGEIDHKQYKTLFQNLLTTATIRTDFENDFHLRIPLRTTTIVAYDYRRNDFNQYITYGLTAPIYTPYTASQMASYKIESDFSQPFLTYGYLALQRFEWGDIGGFSGGFRRDYSSAFGRAVTPQNFYRGDAYIRPSGFKFWKNTSLGNTFTDFKLRAAYGEAGIQPGAFDRYIVLQTRNLGNSVAFSFPTQNPNPNLNVEISKEIEVGTDMGFSVLKNGALLRNANLSFTYWKRSTDNTIWPVDAAPSSGTGTVLTNAFGLTSNGIQASLNLNVYSGKNLTWNFTTLFSKQSSKIKSIVGTEIPVTSAAGSTNYVLKAGEKIGQLYGYLMLHSVGETDANGNPYIAKADQSKYEVASNGWVVNSSTKQPYVTPLQYSFGDPNPKFNMSFNNEVTFKDFLTFSMQWDWVHGSHLYNQTKEWMYRDGIHGDYDNQITIGGQAGAWTAFYRGVYAQVSRNGTKNYFYEDASFTRLRNISVALDVAKLVRLPYFQRLQLVLAGRNLVTFTKYTGYDPEVSSGDTNSAFDRGVDHNTIPNLKSYQIGLNIGF; encoded by the coding sequence ATGAGAAAATTTTATTTCTGCGTAAGCATGTGCCTCCTCATGCTTACCCAAGCGGCAAATGCCCAAAAAAAAATTTCCGGCAGGGTCATCAGTAGTTCCGACCAACAGCCGGTACCCAACGCAACGGTTCAGATAAAAGGAACACGCACCGCTACGGTAACCGGCAGCGATGGCTCGTTTTCCCTGACAACAACCGAGGCCAACCCCGTTCTGGAAATTAGTTCCGTCGGGTTTATGGAAAAATCGGTTTCAGCCTCAAACGGAATGACAGTGAGCTTGGAAACGGACGCACGGTCGTTGAGTGAAGTTGTTGTAACCGGCGTGGGTGCGGCGACGAGTAAAAAAAGAATCGCAATCTCGGTGGAAACGGTTACACCCGACAAGACGACGCCAGTCCCCAGTGCCTCCGTTGATCAATTTTTGGTGGGCAAGGTAGCCGGCGCACAAATTCAGAGCACAAACGGCAGTCCCGGTGCACCAACACAAATTTTGCTGCGGGGCATCAACACGCTTCGTGGTGGCACATCTCCAATGATTTTGCTTGATGGTATTGAGATCAGGGCCACAGATTTGAACAGCCTTGATTTGAATGCCATTGAGAGAGTCGAAATCGTGCAAGGTGCAGCGGCCGCTACCCAATACGGAGCGCAAGGCGCAAACGGCGTGATTCAACTCTTCTCAAAAAAAGGTAAGCAGGGAAGAACCAGCATTGACGTCTCTTCCAGCGTGTCGGCCAACTCGCTTTTGAACATCGGCAAAGTGCACAAGGCCTATTTTCATAGCTTACAAACCAATGCCAATAACGAAGTGGTTGGGGGAAGCGGAAATCCATTGGTTTTTGATCCCCTTCTCGGTACGTACACGGAAAACGTTGTTTGGAACAGTTTGGACCCCAACAACAACAACAACAAGCCGTACAACCGAAACCTTTCCTGGTACGATCACAACAAAATGTTTTTTCAAACCTCGTACACCACCAATAACTCAATCGCGATTTCGGGAGCAAGGGACAGAATTGACTTTAATATCTCCGCATCGGATAACCGGCAAAACAGTACGTTCAGGGGTAATGGTTATTACAGCCGTTCAAACCTCAATTCCAACCTCGGTTTCGAGCTTTTCAAGAACTTTAAGGTTAGAAGCATTACGCAGCTCGTTTACACGAGAAACACGCAACTGGACCCTACGGGAAGAACGATTATGTACGCCGTTAACAACGGACGCCCTTTTGCAAATTTTCAATACCAAAACCCCAACGGCGATTACAGCGTTTACCTGGGTGATGCTGTGGGGGTAAACCACTACAATCCTTTTTACGAGGACCAGTATGCAGACGTAAAAGACAACAAGGTTGACATTGTTCAAAACTTCAATGCCAATTACCACTTCCCAAAGTTTCTTGAACTTGATGTCAAGTACGGGTTAAATTACCAACACCAGGAATTGGTTTATAACATTGCCAGCCAAGTAAACAACCTGAACGCCGATTACTGGCAAGTATGGGCCGAGCAAGAATTTCCCAGGACCAACTACGGCAGCCCCTCCGCAAAAGAAGAAACGGGCGAAATTGACCACAAGCAGTACAAAACCCTGTTTCAAAATCTGCTGACAACGGCTACCATCCGCACGGATTTTGAAAACGATTTTCATCTGCGCATTCCCTTGCGCACAACCACCATTGTTGCTTACGATTACCGCCGCAACGATTTTAATCAATACATCACTTATGGCCTGACAGCGCCGATTTATACACCATACACGGCAAGCCAAATGGCCTCTTATAAAATTGAATCCGATTTTAGCCAGCCTTTTTTAACCTACGGTTACCTTGCTCTGCAACGCTTTGAATGGGGAGACATCGGAGGTTTCTCGGGCGGTTTTCGCAGAGACTATTCATCTGCGTTTGGCCGGGCCGTTACGCCGCAAAACTTTTACAGGGGCGACGCTTACATTCGGCCATCCGGCTTTAAGTTTTGGAAAAACACCAGCCTCGGAAACACCTTCACCGACTTTAAGTTACGGGCAGCTTACGGCGAAGCCGGCATTCAACCCGGTGCTTTTGACCGTTACATTGTTTTACAAACAAGAAACCTTGGCAACAGCGTCGCCTTTTCTTTCCCTACACAAAACCCAAATCCAAATCTGAACGTTGAAATTTCCAAAGAAATTGAAGTAGGGACCGACATGGGCTTTTCCGTGTTGAAAAACGGAGCCTTGCTGCGCAACGCAAACCTTTCGTTCACGTATTGGAAACGCAGTACCGACAATACCATTTGGCCGGTGGATGCAGCCCCGTCAAGCGGTACCGGAACCGTGCTTACCAACGCCTTTGGTTTAACCTCAAACGGCATACAGGCTTCGCTTAATCTGAACGTATACAGCGGTAAAAATCTAACGTGGAACTTTACAACCTTGTTCTCTAAGCAAAGCTCGAAAATCAAATCCATTGTCGGTACGGAGATTCCTGTTACATCCGCCGCCGGCAGTACAAACTATGTTTTAAAAGCGGGTGAAAAAATAGGACAGCTTTACGGGTATCTGATGCTTCACAGCGTTGGCGAAACCGATGCAAACGGCAATCCTTACATCGCGAAAGCAGACCAATCAAAATATGAAGTGGCCAGCAACGGATGGGTGGTGAACTCAAGCACCAAACAGCCTTACGTTACGCCGCTGCAATACAGCTTTGGCGACCCTAATCCAAAGTTCAACATGTCGTTTAACAACGAGGTTACGTTCAAAGATTTCTTAACCTTTAGCATGCAATGGGATTGGGTACACGGCAGCCATCTTTACAATCAAACAAAAGAATGGATGTACCGCGACGGCATTCACGGCGACTACGACAACCAAATCACGATTGGAGGGCAAGCCGGTGCCTGGACAGCTTTCTATCGCGGCGTGTACGCTCAGGTTTCACGCAACGGTACCAAGAATTATTTTTATGAAGATGCTTCTTTCACTCGCTTAAGAAATATTTCTGTAGCACTCGACGTTGCCAAACTTGTTCGCCTGCCGTACTTCCAACGACTGCAGTTGGTGTTGGCCGGCCGCAATCTGGTCACCTTCACCAAATACACAGGTTATGATCCGGAGGTCAGTTCCGGCGATACCAATTCTGCATTCGACAGGGGCGTAGATCACAACACCATCCCCAATCTTAAATCCTATCAAATTGGTTTGAACATCGGTTTCTAA